The Kosmotoga arenicorallina S304 genome contains a region encoding:
- a CDS encoding anaerobic ribonucleoside-triphosphate reductase activating protein — protein sequence MDFAGWREVSMVDYPGKIALTLFTSGCNFDCPYCHNAELKKRVEHTLKEETVFDFIDYRRKVYDAIVVTGGEPSLYGYELIDFFIRIRKYFPEKLLKVDTNGSNPDFIDRMYGVVDFVALDIKALDYSSFSNTSFYTIVESLESIKHFLDYEIRLTMYPPLIKQEDLPKYVKLLKGVKRVAVQQYKPVDSINPYDMNVLENFVKALKPYVNQAYIKF from the coding sequence ATGGATTTCGCAGGATGGCGCGAAGTGAGCATGGTGGATTATCCGGGGAAAATAGCGCTGACTCTCTTTACCTCAGGTTGTAACTTTGATTGCCCTTATTGCCACAACGCGGAATTGAAGAAAAGAGTAGAGCACACTCTAAAAGAAGAAACTGTCTTTGATTTTATCGATTACCGAAGGAAGGTTTACGATGCAATTGTCGTCACGGGAGGGGAGCCTTCCCTTTATGGATATGAGTTGATTGATTTTTTTATAAGGATTCGAAAATATTTCCCGGAGAAATTGCTTAAAGTCGACACAAATGGTAGCAATCCGGATTTCATTGACAGAATGTACGGAGTTGTAGATTTTGTGGCACTTGACATAAAGGCCCTTGATTATTCTTCCTTTTCGAACACGAGTTTTTATACCATAGTTGAAAGCCTTGAATCCATAAAGCATTTTTTGGATTATGAAATCAGGCTAACCATGTATCCGCCTTTAATCAAGCAGGAAGACTTGCCGAAATATGTTAAGCTATTAAAGGGTGTGAAAAGGGTAGCGGTTCAACAATACAAACCCGTTGATTCGATAAATCCCTATGATATGAATGTCCTGGAGAACTTCGTAAAGGCTTTGAAGCCTTACGTAAATCAGGCTTATATTAAGTTCTGA